In Daucus carota subsp. sativus chromosome 4, DH1 v3.0, whole genome shotgun sequence, one DNA window encodes the following:
- the LOC108219003 gene encoding peroxidase 63 — MAPPLLLILSLITIFNLPSLSLTQLLSTSYYQHTCPSFSQIMEQTTTNKQINSPTTAAATLRLFFHDCFIEGCDASVLISSTHFSKAERDADINLSLPGDGFDVVIRAKTALELSCPGVVSCSDILAVATRNLVTMMGGPYYDVKLGRRDGLISLASRVGRNLPTPQMSVTETINLFKSRGFSVQEMVALTGAHTIGFSHCKEFSSDIYNYSRNAQSDPSYNPRFAAGLRNACNDYHKNPTLSVFNDVMTPNKFDNMYYQNLPKGLGILKSDRLMVSDSRTRPFAELYARDQNAFFKAFRSAMQKLSLYGIKTGRRGQIRRRCDEFN; from the coding sequence ATGGCACCACCACTCTTGCTAATACTCTCACTAATCACCATCTTTAATCTCCCTTCTCTCTCACTAACCCAGCTGCTAAGCACCTCGTACTACCAGCACACATGCCCGAGTTTCTCGCAGATCATGGAACAAACGACCACAAACAAGCAAATCAACTCCCCCACCACCGCCGCCGCCACCCTGCGCCTCTTCTTCCACGACTGCTTCATCGAAGGCTGCGACGCCTCCGTCTTAATCTCCTCAACACATTTCTCCAAAGCGGAGCGTGACGCCGACATCAATCTCTCCCTCCCCGGCGACGGCTTCGACGTCGTCATCCGCGCTAAAACCGCGCTGGAACTCTCCTGTCCCGGCGTCGTCTCCTGCTCCGACATTCTCGCTGTCGCTACCAGGAATTTGGTCACTATGATGGGTGGTCCTTACTATGATGTGAAATTAGGCCGTCGTGACGGCCTAATTTCACTCGCTTCGCGCGTGGGAAGGAATCTACCCACGCCCCAAATGTCTGTTACAGAAACTATAAATCTGTTTAAATCCCGAGGGTTTTCTGTACAGGAAATGGTTGCGTTAACCGGAGCTCATACCATTGGATTCTCGCATTGCAAAGAGTTCAGCTCGGATATTTATAATTACAGTAGGAATGCGCAGTCCGATCCGAGTTATAATCCGAGATTCGCAGCTGGATTGCGAAATGCCTGTAACGATTACCACAAGAATCCTACATTGTCGGTGTTCAACGATGTGATGACTCCGAATAAGTTTGATAATATGTATTACCAGAACTTGCCTAAGGGTTTGGGGATTTTGAAGTCGGATCGGCTTATGGTTTCGGATTCGAGAACGAGGCCGTTTGCAGAACTCTATGCTCGAGATCAGAATGCATTCTTTAAGGCATTTAGATCTGCAATGCAGAAGCTTAGCTTGTATGGTATTAAGACAGGAAGGAGGGGGCAAATTCGACGCAGGTGTGATGAATTTAATTGA